The Geotrypetes seraphini chromosome 6, aGeoSer1.1, whole genome shotgun sequence genome includes a window with the following:
- the TIMM10B gene encoding mitochondrial import inner membrane translocase subunit Tim10 B — MDGDQQQLRNLRDFLLVYNKMTEICFNRCASNLNYRNLIMEEEQCLDRCAAKLIRSNHRLMAAYVEQMPTIVQRRVVDYESKTEVGQSTDDEHLQAPSPKPGSPPFSSLTI; from the exons ATGGACGGAGACCAACAGCAGCTGCGAAAC cttcgaGATTTTTTGCTTGTAtacaacaaaatgacagaaatcTGTTTCAATAGGTGTGCCAGCAACCTCAACTACAGAAACCTCATAATGGAGGAG GAGCAGTGCCTGGACAGATGTGCAGCAAAGCTTATCCGCTCCAACCACCGCCTGATGGCTGCCTATGTTGAACAGATGCCAACCATTGTACAGCGCCGTGTCGTGGACTATGAATCTAAAACAGAAGTTGGTCAGAGTACAGATGATGAACATCTACAGGCCCCAAGCCCTAAGCCAGGgtcaccacccttcagctcccTCACCATTTAG